One stretch of Malus domestica chromosome 14, GDT2T_hap1 DNA includes these proteins:
- the LOC103414864 gene encoding dynamin-related protein 4C-like, with product MESSYTVLNGEGSLAMVQVELDAVPLKCAPIVSSYNDKIRPLLDAVDKLRSLMVMDEGIQLPTIVVVGDQSSGKSSVLESLAGISLPRGQGICTRVPLIMRLEHHSSPQPELSLEYNGRVDRTDEDNIAKDIVKATNSIAGGGKGISNTPLTLLVKKNGVPDLTMVDLPGITRVPVHGQPENIYDQIKDMIMEYIKPEESIILNVLSATVDFTTCESIRMSQSVDKTGERTLAVVTKVDKAPEGLLEKVTGDDVNIGLGYVCVRNRIGDETYEEAAAMAHELFQTHPLLSKIDKSIVGIPVLAQKLVQIQANSIARNIPEIVKKINDRLNFCIMELNKMPKRLSSVAEAITAFMQIIGLAKESLRKILLRGEFEDYADDNHMHCTARLVEMLNQYSVELHICAEADAKSNFLMEEIKILEESKGISLPNFLPRNAFLIILQGKVNEISSIPIAFEEKVWSYIEKVVISVLMHYTENYHQLQLSARRAGHNLMAKMKERSIKWMLELVEMEKLTDYTCDGDYVSEWNKLMASQNQFIHGVLTDENKPSIITIEGIGEVEVGVLRKYPHVLAQAYDLKMRMIAYWKVVLRRLVDSMALHLQLSVFNLVNKEMEAEIVNELMGPYGGGIERMLEESPAVAVKREKLNKSIKKLRDSKEVVAKIMDSIITYGD from the coding sequence ATGGAATCGAGTTACACAGTTTTAAACGGTGAAGGCTCCCTCGCAATGGTTCAGGTAGAACTAGACGCAGTACCTCTCAAATGCGCACCCATTGTGTCGTCCTACAACGACAAGATCCGCCCTCTTCTGGATGCGGTAGACAAGTTACGCAGCTTGATGGTGATGGATGAAGGCATTCAGCTGCCAACGATTGTGGTGGTCGGAGACCAGTCATCCGGGAAGTCTAGCGTGCTCGAATCCTTGGCCGGCATCAGCCTCCCTCGGGGCCAAGGCATCTGCACGAGAGTGCCTCTTATTATGAGGCTGGAACACCACTCGAGTCCTCAGCCTGAACTTTCCTTAGAGTACAATGGCAGAGTTGATCGTACTGATGAAGACAATATCGCCAAAGATATTGTGAAAGCTACTAATTCTATTGCGGGGGGAGGTAAGGGAATTTCGAACACGCCACTTACTTTGTTGGTGAAGAAGAATGGGGTTCCGGATCTCACTATGGTTGATCTTCCGGGAATCACAAGGGTTCCGGTCCATGGCCAACCTGAAAATATCTATGATCAGATCAAAGATATGATCATGGAATATATTAAGCCGGAGGAAAGTATTATTCTGAATGTATTGTCTGCTACGGTGGATTTTACTACGTGTGAGTCAATCCGGATGTCACAAAGTGTAGATAAAACTGGTGAGAGGACACTCGCTGTGGTTACGAAAGTGGACAAGGCACCGGAAGGACTACTTGAAAAGGTCACTGGAGATGACGTAAACATTGGTCTTGGTTATGTCTGTGTAAGGAACAGGATTGGTGACGAAACTTATGAGGAGGCAGCGGCGATGGCACATGAACTATTTCAAACCCATCCTCTGCTTTCGAAGATTGACAAGTCCATTGTCGGTATTCCAGTTTTAGCACAGAAGCTGGTCCAAATTCAAGCAAACAGCATAGCAAGAAATATACCCGAGATagtgaagaagatcaatgacagGCTGAACTTCTGCATTATGGAGCTGAACAAAATGCCAAAGAGGCTTTCATCTGTTGCCGAGGCTATAACAGCCTTTATGCAAATCATTGGCTTGGCCAAGGAATCGCTTAGGAAGATTCTTTTGAGAGGAGAATTTGAGGACTATGCGGACGACAATCACATGCACTGCACTGCTAGATTGGTTGAGATGCTCAACCAGTACTCGGTTGAACTTCACATATGTGCTGAAGCTGATGCAAAGAGCAACTTCTTGATGGAGGAGATCAAGATCTTGGAGGAGTCCAAAGGTATTTCACTTCCGAACTTCCTTCCACGCAATGCTTTCCTCATTATCTTGCAGGGAAAAGTGAATGAAATTTCGAGTATTCCGATTGCATTTGAGGAAAAAGTGTGGAGCTACATTGAAAAGGTGGTTATTTCTGTGTTGATGCATTATACGGAGAACTATCATCAGCTGCAGCTGTCAGCCCGGCGTGCCGGCCATAATCTAATGGCAAAGATGAAGGAAAGGTCAATCAAGTGGATGCTGGAGCTTGTAGAGATGGAAAAGCTGACGGATTATACATGTGATGGTGATTATGTTTCCGAATGGAACAAGTTGATGGCTAGTCAGAATCAATTCATTCATGGAGTCTTAACTGACGAGAATAAACCTTCTATCATAACTATAGAAGGCATTGGGGAAGTTGAAGTCGGTGTTCTGAGGAAGTACCCGCATGTGTTAGCTCAAGCTTATGACCTTAAAATGAGAATGATTGCTTATTGGAAGGTTGTTTTGAGGAGGCTTGTGGACTCCATGGCATTGCACTTGCAGCTGTCTGTTTTCAACCTTGTGAACAAAGAGATGGAAGCTGAGATTGTGAATGAGTTGATGGGACCTTACGGTGGGGGAATTGAGAGGATGTTGGAGGAGTCGCCGGCAGTGGCAGTAAAGCGTGAGAAGCTTaacaaaagcataaaaaaacTGAGGGATTCGAAGGAGGTGGTGGCCAAGATTATGGACAGCATTATCACTTATGGTGACTAA